Proteins co-encoded in one Sulfuricaulis limicola genomic window:
- a CDS encoding HypC/HybG/HupF family hydrogenase formation chaperone has translation MCLAIPAKVVQKLDDDRAVVEVGGVRNDISLMLVDGVEVGDYVIVHVGFAITRLDTEEAEKSIALFDDMTFRLESLTNEIHK, from the coding sequence ATGTGTCTGGCAATTCCGGCGAAGGTGGTGCAGAAACTCGACGACGACCGCGCCGTGGTGGAAGTCGGCGGGGTGCGCAATGATATCTCGCTGATGCTGGTGGACGGCGTGGAAGTCGGCGACTACGTGATCGTGCACGTGGGATTCGCCATCACGCGGCTGGACACGGAAGAAGCCGAGAAATCGATCGCGCTGTTCGACGACATGACGTTTCGTCTTGAATCGCTAACGAATGAAATACATAAGTGA
- the hypD gene encoding hydrogenase formation protein HypD, translating to MKYISEFRDRRVAAALATDLAGKVDPAREYSLMEFCGGHTHAIFRYGVQDLLPPNVHLVHGPGCPVCVLPIGRLDMAIELAEVPDVILCSYGDMLRVPGSRKRSLLKSRAQGRDVRMVYSCAEAIQIAQDNPDKEVVFFAIGFETTTPPTAVAIRQAQMLGLKNFSVFCNHVLTPSAIQSILDSPDVRKLGNVRVDGFIGPSHVSTVIGSRPYDFFAQEYQRPVVIAGFEPLDVLQAIGMLVRQLNEGRAEVENQFTRGVTHAGNVKAQALVAEIFELRRSFEWRGLGVVPYSGLRIKKQYAAYDAEKRFPLTQKPVQENKACECGAILRGVKKPTDCKIFGNVCTPQNPIGSCMVSSEGACAAYYKYRRHGSMARTPEADGEDNGVSIVSGG from the coding sequence ATGAAATACATAAGTGAATTCCGCGACCGGCGCGTAGCCGCCGCGCTCGCCACCGACCTGGCCGGGAAGGTCGACCCGGCGCGCGAGTACAGCCTCATGGAATTCTGCGGGGGCCACACCCACGCCATTTTCCGCTACGGTGTCCAGGATCTGCTTCCGCCTAACGTGCATCTGGTGCACGGGCCCGGCTGCCCGGTATGTGTGCTGCCGATCGGCCGCCTCGATATGGCGATAGAACTGGCCGAGGTTCCGGATGTCATTCTGTGCAGCTATGGCGACATGCTGCGCGTGCCCGGTTCACGCAAGCGCAGTTTGCTGAAATCGCGCGCGCAGGGGCGCGACGTGCGCATGGTCTACTCGTGTGCCGAGGCGATACAAATCGCGCAGGACAATCCCGACAAGGAAGTGGTTTTTTTCGCTATCGGCTTCGAGACCACCACGCCGCCGACGGCGGTGGCCATCCGGCAGGCGCAAATGCTGGGGCTGAAAAATTTCAGCGTGTTCTGCAATCACGTGCTGACGCCCTCGGCCATCCAGAGCATTCTGGACTCGCCCGACGTGCGCAAGCTTGGCAATGTGCGCGTCGACGGTTTCATCGGGCCGTCGCACGTGAGCACCGTGATCGGCAGCCGGCCGTATGATTTCTTCGCGCAGGAATACCAGCGCCCGGTGGTGATCGCCGGTTTCGAGCCGCTCGATGTATTGCAGGCGATCGGCATGCTGGTGCGGCAGCTGAACGAAGGCCGCGCCGAGGTCGAAAACCAGTTCACCCGCGGCGTGACGCACGCCGGCAATGTCAAGGCGCAGGCGCTGGTCGCGGAGATTTTTGAATTACGGCGTTCGTTCGAATGGCGCGGTCTGGGCGTCGTGCCTTACAGCGGCCTGCGCATCAAAAAACAGTATGCCGCGTATGACGCCGAGAAGCGTTTTCCCCTGACACAGAAACCGGTGCAGGAGAACAAGGCCTGCGAATGTGGCGCCATCCTGCGCGGCGTGAAGAAACCCACCGACTGCAAGATCTTCGGCAACGTCTGCACGCCGCAGAACCCGATCGGGTCCTGCATGGTGTCTTCGGAAGGCGCGTGTGCGGCTTATTACAAATACCGGCGCCATGGAAGCATGGCACGGACGCCGGAGGCAGATGGCGAAGACAACGGCGTCAGCATCGTTTCGGGCGGATGA
- a CDS encoding GspH/FimT family pseudopilin: MYGTQRYRRRHRGRAPSRLIQAGYSIYDLMVTSAVAGVLGLGAVGMTSMVQDARMTAQINQMMGHLNLARSEAIKRGIAVTLCKTDDGAACARGSEWHAGWIIFVDNNVNRQIDDGETIIKIEQPLDAIALNFAGALNRDRYVTYKPVGMVDPNGTFTFCDHRGAKKAKAVILLGTGRPRVSSVSASNGPLSCS; encoded by the coding sequence ATGTACGGCACGCAACGTTATCGGCGGCGCCATCGGGGACGCGCGCCGTCCCGCCTTATCCAGGCGGGCTATTCCATTTACGATCTCATGGTGACTTCCGCCGTGGCCGGTGTTCTCGGTCTTGGCGCCGTCGGCATGACCAGTATGGTCCAGGATGCACGCATGACCGCCCAAATAAATCAGATGATGGGACATCTGAACCTGGCGCGCAGCGAGGCAATTAAACGTGGAATTGCCGTGACCCTGTGTAAAACCGATGATGGTGCCGCATGCGCCAGGGGGTCGGAGTGGCATGCAGGCTGGATAATTTTCGTTGATAACAACGTCAACCGCCAAATCGATGACGGTGAAACGATAATAAAAATTGAACAACCATTGGACGCCATCGCGCTGAATTTCGCGGGCGCGCTCAATCGCGACCGCTATGTCACCTACAAACCGGTTGGAATGGTCGATCCGAACGGGACATTCACGTTTTGCGACCATCGTGGCGCGAAGAAGGCAAAAGCCGTCATTTTGCTTGGAACAGGACGCCCGCGCGTCTCCTCCGTCAGCGCCAGCAATGGACCCCTGAGCTGCTCCTAG
- a CDS encoding AEC family transporter, with protein MLILRLFGIIFPVFAIVAVGYLYSRWRQPDMTAANHINMTVLLPALIFHVLSGKDFQLAEYGWLALGGIVVVLGSGLLALLAAKVARLSLKTFVPPMMFSNSGNIGLPLAVFAFGEAALPAAVVLFLVENGLHFTLGTWLMDHRAPLHKVLLQPIVAATLIGIAFSLFHWNVPTPIRETVNLLGQASIPLLLFALGTRLTRIDFSEWRIGVLGAVLCPLTGVLMVLLVRPFLELTPLQTSLLLVFGALPPAVLNYLVAEQYRQEPGKVASIVLIGNLAGFISLPIALAFAL; from the coding sequence ATGCTCATTCTCCGGCTTTTCGGGATCATCTTTCCGGTGTTCGCCATCGTAGCGGTCGGCTATCTCTACAGCCGCTGGCGCCAGCCGGACATGACCGCGGCCAACCACATCAACATGACGGTGCTGCTGCCGGCGCTGATATTTCACGTGCTGTCCGGCAAGGACTTCCAGCTCGCCGAGTACGGCTGGCTGGCCCTGGGTGGCATTGTCGTGGTGCTGGGTTCAGGCCTGTTGGCGCTGTTGGCAGCCAAAGTGGCGCGACTCTCCCTGAAAACTTTCGTGCCACCGATGATGTTCAGCAACTCCGGCAACATCGGCCTGCCGCTCGCGGTGTTCGCCTTCGGCGAAGCGGCGCTGCCGGCGGCGGTGGTGCTGTTTCTGGTAGAGAACGGATTGCACTTCACCCTCGGTACCTGGCTCATGGACCATCGCGCCCCGCTGCACAAGGTGCTGTTGCAACCGATCGTCGCCGCCACCCTGATCGGTATCGCCTTCAGCCTGTTTCACTGGAACGTGCCGACGCCGATACGGGAGACTGTCAACCTGCTGGGCCAGGCCTCGATCCCGTTGTTGTTGTTCGCGCTCGGCACGCGCCTCACGCGCATCGATTTCAGCGAATGGCGCATCGGCGTGCTGGGCGCCGTCCTCTGCCCGCTGACCGGCGTGCTCATGGTGCTACTGGTGCGGCCGTTTCTGGAATTGACGCCGTTGCAGACGAGCCTGCTGCTGGTGTTCGGCGCCCTGCCGCCGGCGGTGCTCAATTATCTGGTGGCCGAACAATACCGGCAGGAACCGGGCAAGGTGGCTTCCATCGTGCTGATCGGCAACCTGGCGGGGTTTATCAGTCTGCCGATCGCGCTGGCCTTCGCGTTGTAA
- a CDS encoding GlcG/HbpS family heme-binding protein codes for MPGNDMLVEKPALTLAAAKKIMAAAETEALKQGWPVVIAVVDDGGNLLCLHRLDEAQFGSVEIAIRKATAAVAFKRPTKNWEESLNSGQQRVLGLPGVLPSEGGVPLVWKERIVGGIGVSGVRAHEDGQVARAGAAVLE; via the coding sequence ATGCCCGGAAACGACATGCTGGTGGAAAAACCCGCGCTGACGCTGGCGGCCGCGAAAAAAATCATGGCCGCGGCGGAAACGGAGGCGCTGAAACAGGGCTGGCCGGTGGTGATCGCGGTAGTGGATGACGGCGGCAACTTGTTATGCCTGCATCGCCTCGACGAGGCCCAGTTCGGGAGTGTCGAGATCGCGATCCGCAAAGCCACGGCCGCGGTGGCCTTCAAGCGGCCGACCAAGAACTGGGAAGAGTCGCTCAACAGCGGTCAACAGCGTGTGCTCGGCCTGCCCGGCGTCCTGCCGTCCGAAGGCGGCGTGCCGCTGGTATGGAAGGAGCGCATCGTCGGCGGCATCGGCGTGAGCGGGGTGCGCGCGCACGAAGATGGCCAAGTTGCCCGCGCCGGGGCGGCGGTACTGGAGTGA
- a CDS encoding pyridoxal phosphate-dependent aminotransferase → MSTIRLSGRVNRIKPSPTLAVDARAKALKAQGKDVIGLGAGEPDFDTPEHIKEAAIRAIRDGFTKYTAVDGTPGLKQAVIGKFKRDNGLDYTPEEILISVGGKQSFFNLAQALLDNGDEVIIPAPYWVSYPDMVLLADATPVIISAGIDQAFKIRPEQLERRITRNTRLLVINSPSNPTGAVYTRAELAALGEVLRKHPQVLIATDDMYEHILWANEPFSNILNACPDLKDRTIVLNGVSKVYAMTGWRIGYAAGPKPLIAAMKKIQSQSTSNPTSIAQVAAEAALNGDQGCIAPMVRAFKERHDRLVSRLNKIRGVRCLPSEGTFYAFPDFSRAIAATDGVNNDSDMAEYLLNKAEVALVPGSAFGAEGHLRLSYATSMQILDKALDRIEKLLGTT, encoded by the coding sequence TTGTCCACCATCCGCCTGTCAGGCCGCGTCAACCGCATCAAGCCCTCCCCCACCCTTGCCGTCGACGCCCGTGCCAAGGCGCTCAAGGCCCAGGGCAAGGATGTCATCGGCCTGGGCGCGGGCGAGCCCGACTTTGACACGCCGGAACATATTAAAGAGGCGGCGATCCGCGCGATCCGCGACGGCTTTACCAAATATACCGCGGTGGATGGCACGCCGGGACTCAAGCAGGCAGTCATCGGCAAATTCAAGCGCGACAACGGACTCGACTATACGCCTGAAGAGATCCTGATATCGGTCGGCGGCAAGCAGAGCTTCTTCAATCTGGCGCAGGCGCTGCTCGACAACGGCGACGAGGTCATCATTCCGGCGCCGTATTGGGTGTCCTATCCCGACATGGTCTTGCTGGCCGACGCCACCCCGGTCATTATTTCCGCCGGCATCGATCAGGCGTTCAAGATCCGCCCCGAGCAGCTCGAGCGCCGCATCACCCGCAACACGCGGCTGCTGGTCATCAACAGCCCGTCGAACCCCACCGGCGCGGTCTACACCCGCGCGGAACTCGCGGCGCTGGGTGAAGTATTACGCAAGCACCCGCAGGTGCTGATCGCCACGGACGACATGTACGAACACATCCTGTGGGCGAACGAACCCTTCAGCAACATTCTCAATGCCTGCCCCGATCTGAAAGATCGCACGATCGTATTAAATGGCGTCTCGAAGGTATATGCCATGACCGGCTGGCGCATCGGCTATGCCGCCGGACCGAAGCCGCTGATCGCCGCGATGAAAAAAATCCAGTCGCAGAGCACGTCGAACCCGACCTCGATCGCGCAGGTCGCGGCCGAAGCGGCGTTGAACGGCGATCAGGGATGCATCGCGCCGATGGTGCGCGCGTTCAAGGAACGCCACGACCGCCTGGTAAGCCGCTTGAACAAAATCCGCGGCGTGCGCTGCCTGCCCTCCGAGGGAACCTTCTATGCGTTCCCGGACTTCAGCCGGGCCATCGCCGCCACCGACGGCGTCAACAACGACAGCGACATGGCCGAATACCTTCTGAATAAAGCTGAAGTGGCGCTGGTGCCCGGCTCGGCCTTTGGCGCCGAAGGCCACCTGCGCCTGTCTTACGCCACCTCCATGCAAATCCTCGATAAGGCCTTGGACCGGATAGAAAAACTCCTCGGCACGACCTGA
- a CDS encoding hydrogenase maturation protein: protein MRILFLTHSFNSLTQRLYVELTGRGHEISIEFDINDAVTIEAVRLFQPDLILAPYLRRAIPEQIWRHHLCLVVHPGIVGDRGPSALDWAILNGETEWGVTVLQANGAMDAGPVWATAGFRMRAARKSSLYRSEVTEAAVTAVLQALDRFESGGFTPSLPAAGTRGQWRPLMGQSDRQIDWLADDTRTILQKINSGDGAPGVADGFGGELYHLYDACEEDGLRGKPGDIIARRYGAICRATRDGAVWIGHLKKIIPGEKTFKLPAADVLGAALSAVPEAPLTLEVSPDRKTCKEIWYEEKSGVGYLYFDFYNGAMGTEQCQRLLEAYQQVRQRPTRVIVLMGGRDFWSNGIHLNRIEAADSPADESWRNINAMDDLVQAIITTDSQLTVAALRGNAGAGGAFLALAADRIYARAGVVLNPHYKNMGNLYGSEYWTYLLPRRVDTGGRAIMENRLPLGAAEAKRLGLIDDCFGANVDEFSARIEALAQALATDPAYESYLMEKRQRRARDEAARPLAQYRTEELERMKLNFYGFDPSYHVARYNFVFRVPNSWTPLHLARHRSISHKKTTNAA, encoded by the coding sequence ATGCGCATCCTGTTCCTCACGCACAGTTTCAACAGCCTGACGCAACGCCTGTACGTCGAACTGACCGGGCGTGGCCACGAGATTTCCATCGAGTTCGACATCAACGACGCCGTCACCATTGAAGCAGTTCGCCTGTTCCAGCCGGACCTGATCCTGGCGCCGTATCTGCGGCGTGCCATTCCCGAACAGATCTGGCGCCATCATCTGTGTCTGGTGGTGCATCCGGGCATCGTCGGCGATCGAGGCCCTTCCGCCCTCGACTGGGCGATCCTGAACGGTGAAACGGAGTGGGGCGTCACCGTGCTGCAGGCCAACGGCGCGATGGATGCCGGTCCGGTTTGGGCCACGGCCGGCTTCCGGATGCGTGCCGCGCGCAAGAGCAGCCTGTACCGCAGCGAAGTGACCGAGGCCGCGGTCACGGCAGTATTACAGGCGCTTGATCGATTTGAATCCGGAGGCTTCACACCGTCATTGCCCGCTGCCGGCACGCGCGGCCAATGGCGCCCGCTCATGGGGCAGTCCGACCGGCAGATCGACTGGTTGGCGGACGATACCCGAACCATATTGCAAAAAATAAACTCTGGCGACGGCGCGCCGGGCGTGGCCGATGGGTTCGGTGGCGAGCTTTACCACTTGTACGATGCCTGCGAAGAGGACGGCCTGCGCGGCAAGCCGGGTGACATCATCGCGCGCCGTTACGGCGCCATCTGCCGCGCGACGCGTGACGGGGCCGTGTGGATCGGGCATCTGAAAAAAATCATCCCCGGCGAGAAAACCTTCAAGCTCCCGGCCGCGGATGTGCTGGGCGCGGCCTTGAGCGCCGTGCCGGAGGCGCCGCTGACGCTGGAGGTTTCTCCCGATCGCAAGACCTGTAAGGAAATCTGGTACGAAGAAAAGAGCGGCGTGGGGTACCTGTATTTTGACTTTTATAACGGTGCGATGGGCACCGAACAGTGCCAGCGACTGCTCGAGGCATACCAGCAGGTACGTCAACGTCCGACAAGGGTAATTGTCCTGATGGGTGGGCGCGATTTCTGGTCCAACGGGATTCATCTGAACCGCATCGAGGCTGCGGACAGCCCGGCGGATGAATCCTGGCGCAACATCAACGCCATGGACGACCTGGTGCAGGCGATTATTACCACCGACAGCCAGCTCACTGTCGCCGCGTTGCGCGGCAACGCCGGCGCCGGCGGCGCGTTCCTGGCGCTGGCGGCGGACCGGATTTATGCGCGCGCGGGCGTGGTGCTCAATCCGCACTACAAGAACATGGGGAATCTTTACGGCTCCGAATACTGGACCTATCTCCTGCCGCGGCGCGTGGACACAGGCGGACGGGCGATCATGGAAAACCGCCTGCCGCTCGGCGCTGCCGAGGCCAAACGTCTGGGACTGATCGACGACTGCTTCGGCGCGAACGTGGATGAATTCAGCGCGCGGATCGAAGCCCTTGCGCAAGCACTCGCCACCGATCCGGCATATGAATCGTATTTGATGGAGAAACGCCAGCGGCGCGCGCGCGATGAGGCCGCCAGGCCGTTGGCGCAATACCGGACCGAGGAGCTGGAGCGCATGAAGCTCAATTTCTACGGCTTCGATCCGAGTTATCACGTGGCGCGCTATAACTTCGTGTTCCGGGTTCCAAACTCCTGGACCCCGCTGCACCTCGCCCGGCATCGAAGTATTTCACACAAGAAGACGACGAACGCCGCCTGA
- the uvrB gene encoding excinuclease ABC subunit UvrB yields the protein MSHRFELSSSFSPAGDQPQAITALVAGLAQGEACQTLLGVTGSGKTFTVANVIQQVQRPTLVLAPNKTLAAQLYSEFRDFFPRNAVEYFVSYYDYYQPEAYVPSSDTYIEKDASINEQIEQMRLSATKALLEREDVIIVATVSAIYGLGDVDAYHGMILHLRQGTAMSQRAILQRLTEMQYTRNDIELHRGTFRVHGDVIDIFPAESEKLALRVELFGDDIEALSEFDPLTGEVDNRPVRFTIYPSSHYVTPRETIMGAIDQIKAELRERLEQLRSVDKLVEAQRLEQRTLYDLEMMREVGYCSGIENYSRYLSGRKAGEPPPTLIDYLPKNALLVVDESHVTIPQLGGMYKGDRSRKETLVEYGFRLPSALDNRPLRFDEFERLMPPAIFVSATPGPYELQRSQGVVVDQVVRPTGLIDPEVEVRPATAQVDDLLSEVRARTAAGERVLVTTLTKRMAEDLTEYFHEHDVRVRYLHSDIETIERAEIIRDLRAGVFDVLIGINLLREGLDIPEVSLVAILDADKEGFLRSTRSLIQTMGRAARHINGKAMLYADRMTDSMRAAIDETGRRRLRQIAYNEEHGITPMGIIKAVKEIIEGVTPAHPLYDTQGYGSKSAHAGHEFLRAAEEEAEYAAMAPRALAKLLDKLEKQMYAHARNLEFEKAAAVRDRIHTIRSRKFGVIEGGGRKRGN from the coding sequence ATGAGCCACCGATTCGAGCTTTCCAGTTCTTTTTCGCCTGCCGGCGACCAGCCGCAGGCGATTACGGCGCTGGTCGCGGGTCTGGCGCAGGGCGAAGCCTGTCAGACCCTGCTGGGCGTGACCGGCTCCGGCAAGACCTTTACCGTCGCCAATGTCATCCAGCAGGTGCAGCGTCCGACGCTGGTGCTGGCGCCGAACAAGACGCTGGCCGCGCAGCTCTATTCCGAGTTCCGCGATTTCTTCCCGCGCAATGCCGTGGAGTATTTCGTCTCGTACTATGACTACTACCAGCCCGAGGCCTACGTCCCGTCGTCGGATACTTATATAGAGAAGGACGCCTCGATCAACGAGCAGATCGAGCAAATGCGTCTGTCGGCCACCAAGGCCCTGCTCGAGCGCGAGGACGTCATCATCGTGGCCACGGTGTCGGCCATTTACGGCCTTGGCGACGTGGACGCCTACCACGGCATGATCCTGCACCTGCGCCAGGGCACGGCCATGTCCCAGCGCGCCATCCTGCAGCGCCTGACGGAAATGCAATACACGCGTAACGACATCGAGCTCCACCGCGGGACCTTCCGGGTGCACGGGGACGTCATCGACATCTTTCCCGCCGAGTCGGAAAAACTCGCGCTGCGGGTCGAGCTGTTCGGCGACGACATCGAGGCGCTTTCGGAATTCGATCCGCTGACCGGCGAGGTCGACAACCGCCCGGTGCGGTTCACCATTTATCCGTCGTCGCATTACGTCACACCGCGCGAAACCATCATGGGCGCGATTGATCAGATTAAAGCCGAATTGCGCGAGCGTCTGGAGCAATTGCGCAGCGTGGACAAGCTGGTCGAAGCGCAGCGGCTGGAGCAGCGCACGCTTTATGACCTGGAGATGATGCGCGAAGTGGGTTACTGCTCCGGCATTGAAAATTATTCGCGCTACCTCTCCGGACGCAAGGCCGGTGAACCGCCGCCGACGCTGATCGATTACCTTCCGAAAAACGCGCTGCTGGTCGTGGACGAGAGCCATGTGACCATTCCCCAGCTCGGCGGCATGTACAAGGGTGACCGCTCGCGTAAGGAGACGCTGGTCGAGTACGGCTTCCGCCTGCCGTCGGCGCTGGACAACCGCCCGCTGCGCTTCGATGAATTCGAGCGCCTGATGCCGCCGGCGATTTTCGTTTCGGCGACGCCCGGGCCGTACGAGTTGCAGCGATCGCAGGGCGTGGTTGTCGACCAGGTGGTGCGGCCCACCGGCCTGATCGATCCCGAAGTCGAGGTGCGGCCGGCGACGGCGCAGGTGGATGATCTGCTGTCCGAGGTGCGCGCGCGCACCGCCGCCGGCGAACGCGTGCTGGTCACCACGCTGACCAAGCGCATGGCGGAGGACCTGACGGAATATTTCCACGAGCATGACGTGCGCGTGCGTTACCTGCACTCGGACATCGAAACCATCGAGCGCGCCGAGATCATCCGTGACCTGCGCGCCGGTGTTTTCGACGTGTTGATCGGCATCAACCTGTTGCGAGAGGGCCTGGATATCCCGGAGGTGTCGCTGGTTGCCATCCTCGATGCCGACAAGGAGGGATTCCTGCGCTCAACGCGTTCGCTGATCCAGACCATGGGCCGCGCCGCGCGTCACATCAACGGCAAGGCCATGCTTTATGCCGACCGCATGACGGATTCCATGCGTGCGGCCATCGACGAGACCGGACGGCGCCGCCTGCGACAGATTGCCTATAACGAAGAGCACGGCATTACGCCCATGGGCATCATCAAGGCGGTCAAGGAGATCATCGAGGGCGTGACACCGGCGCACCCCCTCTATGACACCCAGGGCTATGGCTCGAAATCCGCACATGCCGGGCACGAGTTCCTGCGCGCCGCCGAGGAGGAGGCCGAATACGCCGCCATGGCGCCCCGGGCACTGGCCAAGCTGCTCGACAAGCTGGAAAAGCAGATGTACGCCCATGCGCGCAACCTGGAGTTCGAAAAGGCGGCGGCAGTGCGCGACCGGATCCACACGATCCGCTCGCGCAAATTCGGCGTGATCGAGGGCGGGGGCCGGAAGCGCGGCAACTAA
- the thrS gene encoding threonine--tRNA ligase, which produces MPVITLPDGSRREYPKPVTVAEIAASIGAGLARAALAGRVNDKLVDTSFLVEQDATIAIITDKSPEGIEVIRHSTAHLLAQAVKELFPEAQVTIGPVIENGFYYDFAFKRGFTEEDLAKIEQRMQEIAKRDYPVTRTVMPRDEAVKFFRDMGEEYKAEIIASIPAGESISLYRQGEFIDLCRGPHVPSTGKLKAFKLMKVAGAYWRGDSRNEMLARIYGTAWTSKEALDAYLHQIEEAEKRDHRKIGRQLDLFHMQEEAPGMIFWHERGWRLYQTIVQYMSQLWREHGYREIRTPQLVDRSLWEKSGHWEKFHHDMFITESEKRLYAVKPMNCPCHIQVYNQGLKSYRDLPLRLAEFGSCHRNEQSGALHGLLRVRNFVQDDAHIFCTENQIQAEVSAFIDLLHRVYADFGFREVIYKLSTRPPDRIGSDESWDKAEHALEQALNAKGLRWDLQPGEGAFYGPKIEFSLKDSLGRVWQCGTIQVDFSMPGRLGATYIAEDGSKQVPVMLHRAILGSLERFIGILIEEHAGALPAWLAPVQAVILTITDDQHDYARKLEQTLSKQGWRVESDLRNEKIGFKIREHTLQRIPYLLVVGKKEAQEGTLAVRTRKGEDLGGMTPEAFHAMLTREAASRGVTILEEQKHRDG; this is translated from the coding sequence ATGCCAGTCATCACGCTGCCGGACGGCAGCCGCCGTGAATATCCCAAACCCGTGACGGTCGCCGAGATTGCCGCGAGCATCGGCGCCGGCCTGGCACGCGCCGCGCTCGCCGGGCGCGTCAACGACAAGCTGGTTGATACCTCGTTCCTGGTCGAGCAGGACGCCACGATCGCGATCATCACCGACAAGAGCCCGGAGGGGATCGAGGTGATCCGCCACTCCACGGCACACCTGTTGGCGCAGGCGGTGAAGGAATTGTTCCCCGAGGCGCAGGTGACCATCGGACCGGTTATTGAAAACGGTTTTTACTACGACTTCGCCTTCAAGCGCGGCTTCACCGAGGAAGACCTGGCAAAAATCGAGCAGCGCATGCAGGAGATCGCGAAACGCGATTACCCCGTGACCCGCACGGTCATGCCGCGCGACGAGGCGGTGAAGTTCTTCCGTGACATGGGCGAGGAATACAAGGCCGAGATCATCGCCAGCATCCCCGCGGGCGAATCGATCTCGCTGTACCGCCAGGGCGAGTTCATTGACCTGTGCCGCGGTCCGCACGTGCCCTCGACCGGCAAGCTCAAGGCCTTCAAGCTCATGAAGGTGGCCGGCGCCTACTGGCGCGGCGATTCGCGCAACGAGATGCTGGCGCGCATCTACGGCACCGCCTGGACCAGCAAGGAGGCGCTCGACGCCTACCTGCACCAGATCGAGGAGGCCGAGAAGCGCGACCATCGCAAGATCGGGCGTCAACTCGACCTGTTCCACATGCAGGAAGAGGCGCCGGGCATGATCTTCTGGCACGAGCGCGGCTGGCGCCTGTACCAGACCATCGTCCAGTACATGAGCCAGCTGTGGCGCGAGCACGGCTACCGCGAGATCCGCACGCCGCAACTGGTGGATCGCTCGCTGTGGGAGAAATCCGGACATTGGGAGAAATTCCACCACGACATGTTCATCACCGAGTCGGAAAAGCGGCTCTACGCGGTCAAGCCGATGAACTGTCCCTGCCACATCCAGGTTTATAACCAGGGTCTGAAGAGTTACCGCGACCTGCCGCTGCGGTTGGCCGAGTTCGGTTCCTGCCATCGCAACGAACAGTCCGGCGCCCTGCACGGCCTGCTGCGGGTGCGCAACTTCGTGCAGGACGACGCCCATATCTTTTGCACCGAGAACCAGATTCAGGCCGAGGTTTCTGCGTTCATCGACCTGTTGCACCGGGTATACGCCGATTTCGGCTTCCGCGAGGTCATCTACAAGCTCTCCACCCGTCCGCCCGACCGCATCGGTTCGGACGAGTCCTGGGACAAGGCCGAGCACGCCCTGGAACAGGCGCTGAACGCCAAGGGGCTCCGGTGGGACTTGCAGCCCGGGGAGGGGGCGTTTTACGGCCCCAAGATCGAGTTCTCGCTCAAGGACAGCCTGGGCCGGGTCTGGCAGTGCGGCACCATCCAGGTAGATTTCTCCATGCCGGGACGGCTCGGCGCCACCTACATCGCCGAGGACGGCAGCAAGCAGGTCCCGGTGATGCTGCACCGGGCCATTCTGGGCTCGCTGGAGCGCTTTATCGGCATCCTGATCGAGGAACACGCCGGGGCGCTGCCGGCCTGGCTGGCCCCGGTGCAGGCGGTCATTTTGACCATCACCGATGATCAGCACGACTACGCCCGGAAGCTGGAACAAACCCTGTCAAAACAGGGCTGGCGGGTCGAGTCTGACTTGAGAAACGAGAAAATAGGCTTTAAAATTCGCGAACATACCTTGCAGCGCATTCCCTATCTGCTGGTGGTTGGCAAGAAGGAGGCGCAGGAAGGTACCCTAGCCGTGCGCACGCGCAAGGGTGAGGATCTGGGCGGGATGACGCCGGAGGCGTTTCACGCCATGCTCACCCGGGAAGCCGCGAGCCGCGGCGTTACTATTTTGGAGGAACAGAAACATCGCGACGGATAA